The following proteins come from a genomic window of Pseudomonas putida:
- a CDS encoding DHA2 family efflux MFS transporter permease subunit — protein sequence MTAALPPTSLRNVLTALMLAIFLGALDQTIVAVSLPAISAQFSDVGMLAWVISGYMVAMTVAVPIYGKLGDLYGRRRMILTGISLFTLASIACAMAQDMQQLLLARVLQGIGAGGMVSVSQAIIGDFVPPRERGRYQGYFSSMYAAASVAGPVLGGWLTEYLSWRWVFWINLPLGLVALWSIHRALSGMPLQRREAQVDYLGAVLLILGLGSLLLGITLVGQGHAWADPAVLALFGCALLGLTLFIAHERRCTEPLLPLSLFSNRVAVLCWAVIFFASFQSISLTMLMPLRYQGITGAGADSAALHLLPLAMGLPMGAFTGGRMTSRTGRYKPQILAGALLMPVAIFAMALTPPQSALLGALFMLLTGIACGLQFPTSLVGTQSAVASKDIGVATSTTNLFRSLGGAMGVACMSSLLLALLHQGGFELSGNPLLGSLKAAEVDLVTQGRLLDTFRQLLMGSALVAVLGLFAALALPDRQLRGR from the coding sequence GTGACCGCCGCCCTGCCCCCTACCTCCCTGCGCAACGTGCTCACCGCCCTCATGCTGGCCATCTTCCTTGGCGCTCTGGACCAGACCATCGTCGCCGTCTCACTGCCCGCCATCTCGGCACAGTTCAGCGATGTCGGCATGCTGGCCTGGGTCATTTCCGGGTACATGGTGGCAATGACCGTGGCTGTGCCGATCTACGGCAAACTGGGCGACCTTTACGGCCGGCGCCGGATGATCCTCACCGGCATCAGCCTGTTCACCCTGGCTTCCATTGCCTGTGCAATGGCCCAGGACATGCAGCAACTGTTGCTGGCCCGGGTACTGCAGGGTATTGGCGCAGGCGGCATGGTCTCGGTGAGCCAGGCAATCATTGGCGACTTCGTGCCCCCACGCGAACGCGGCCGCTACCAGGGCTACTTCAGCAGCATGTACGCCGCGGCCAGCGTGGCCGGGCCAGTGCTGGGCGGCTGGTTGACCGAGTACCTGTCGTGGCGCTGGGTGTTCTGGATCAACCTGCCGCTGGGGCTGGTCGCCTTGTGGTCCATACACCGAGCCCTCAGTGGCATGCCGCTGCAGCGTCGCGAGGCACAGGTAGACTACCTTGGCGCCGTGCTGTTGATCCTTGGCCTTGGCAGCCTGCTACTGGGCATCACCTTGGTGGGCCAGGGCCACGCCTGGGCCGACCCGGCCGTGCTGGCGCTGTTCGGCTGCGCCCTGCTGGGCCTGACGCTTTTCATCGCCCACGAACGCCGCTGCACAGAGCCGCTGCTGCCGCTCAGCCTGTTCAGCAACCGGGTGGCGGTGCTGTGCTGGGCAGTGATCTTCTTCGCCAGTTTCCAGTCCATTTCCCTGACCATGCTCATGCCCTTGCGTTACCAAGGCATCACCGGCGCAGGTGCCGACAGCGCCGCCCTGCACCTGCTGCCGCTGGCCATGGGGCTGCCCATGGGCGCCTTCACAGGAGGCCGCATGACCAGCCGGACCGGGCGCTACAAGCCGCAGATCCTGGCCGGTGCACTGCTGATGCCAGTGGCCATTTTCGCGATGGCACTGACTCCGCCGCAATCAGCGTTGCTCGGTGCGCTGTTCATGCTGCTTACCGGTATTGCCTGCGGGCTGCAATTTCCGACCTCGCTGGTGGGCACACAAAGCGCGGTGGCCAGCAAGGACATCGGCGTGGCCACCAGCACCACCAACCTGTTCCGCTCGCTGGGCGGAGCCATGGGCGTGGCGTGCATGTCCAGCCTGTTGCTGGCACTGCTGCATCAGGGTGGTTTCGAACTGTCGGGTAATCCGTTGCTGGGGAGCTTGAAGGCCGCGGAGGTGGACCTGGTGACTCAGGGGCGGTTGCTGGACACGTTCAGGCAGTTGCTGATGGGGAGTGCACTTGTCGCGGTGCTGGGGCTGTTTGCGGCATTGGCTTTGCCCGACCGGCAATTGCGCGGCCGCTGA
- the ttgR gene encoding efflux transport transcriptional regulator TtgR, whose amino-acid sequence MVRRTKEEAQETRAQIIEAAEKAFYKRGVARTTLADIAELAGVTRGAIYWHFNNKAELVQALLDSLHETHDHLARASESEDEVDPLGCMRKLLLQVFNELVLDARTRRINEILHHKCEFTDDMCEIRQQRQGAVLDCHKGITLALANAVRRGQLPGELDVERAAVAMFAYVDGLIGRWLLLPDSVDLLGDVEKWVDTGLDMLRLSPALRK is encoded by the coding sequence ATGGTCCGTCGAACCAAAGAAGAAGCCCAGGAAACCCGCGCCCAGATCATCGAGGCGGCGGAAAAGGCCTTCTACAAGCGCGGGGTTGCGCGAACCACCCTGGCCGACATCGCCGAACTGGCGGGTGTGACGCGGGGGGCGATCTACTGGCACTTCAACAACAAGGCCGAGCTGGTGCAGGCGTTGCTCGACAGCCTGCACGAGACCCATGACCATTTGGCGCGCGCGAGCGAAAGCGAGGATGAAGTCGACCCGCTTGGCTGCATGCGCAAGCTGCTGTTGCAGGTGTTCAACGAGCTGGTGCTCGATGCCCGAACCCGCCGTATCAATGAAATCCTGCATCACAAGTGCGAGTTCACCGATGACATGTGTGAAATTCGCCAGCAGCGCCAGGGTGCGGTGCTGGATTGCCACAAGGGCATCACCCTGGCGCTGGCCAATGCCGTGCGCCGGGGCCAGTTGCCTGGCGAGCTGGATGTCGAGCGCGCGGCGGTGGCCATGTTTGCCTATGTCGATGGCCTGATCGGGCGCTGGCTCTTGCTGCCTGACAGTGTCGATCTGTTGGGTGATGTCGAAAAATGGGTCGACACCGGGCTGGATATGCTGCGCTTGAGCCCGGCTCTGCGCAAATGA
- the ttgA gene encoding toluene efflux RND transporter periplasmic adaptor subunit TtgA, which yields MQFKPAVTALVSAVALATLLSGCKKEEAAPAAQAPQVGVVTIQPQAFTLTSELPGRTSAYRVAEVRPQVNGIILKRLFKEGSEVKEGQQLYQIDPAVYEATLANAKANLLATRSLAERYKQLIDEQAVSKQEYDDANAKRLQAEAALKSAQIDLRYTKVLAPISGRIGRSSVTEGALVSNGQTDAMATIQQLDPIYVDVTQSTAELLKLRRDLESGQLKKAGDNAASVQLVLEDGSLFKQEGRLEFSEVAVDETTGSVTLRALFPNPDHTLLPGMFVHARLKAGVNANAILAPQQGVTRDLKGAPTALVVNQENKVELRQLKASRTLGSDWLIEEGLNPGDRLITEGLQYVRPGVEVKVSEATNVKKPAGPDQASAAKADAKAE from the coding sequence ATGCAATTCAAGCCAGCCGTTACCGCTCTGGTTTCCGCCGTCGCCCTGGCAACCTTGCTCAGTGGCTGTAAGAAAGAAGAAGCAGCGCCAGCGGCGCAGGCTCCTCAGGTCGGCGTCGTGACCATCCAGCCGCAAGCCTTCACCCTCACCTCGGAATTGCCGGGGCGTACCAGTGCCTACCGCGTCGCCGAAGTGCGCCCGCAGGTCAACGGCATCATCCTCAAACGCCTGTTCAAGGAAGGCAGTGAGGTCAAGGAAGGCCAGCAGCTGTATCAGATCGACCCTGCCGTATACGAAGCCACCCTGGCCAATGCCAAGGCCAACCTGCTGGCTACACGCTCGCTGGCCGAACGCTACAAGCAACTGATTGACGAGCAGGCCGTCTCCAAACAGGAATATGACGACGCCAATGCCAAACGATTGCAGGCCGAGGCTGCGCTCAAGAGCGCACAGATCGACCTGCGCTACACCAAGGTTCTGGCGCCGATCAGCGGCCGTATCGGCCGTTCTTCGGTTACCGAAGGTGCACTGGTGAGCAATGGTCAGACCGATGCCATGGCCACCATCCAGCAGCTCGACCCTATTTATGTCGACGTTACCCAGTCCACCGCCGAGCTGCTCAAGCTGCGCCGTGACCTGGAAAGCGGCCAGTTGAAGAAGGCCGGCGACAACGCCGCCTCGGTTCAGCTGGTATTGGAAGACGGCAGCCTGTTCAAACAGGAAGGCCGCCTGGAGTTCTCCGAAGTCGCGGTGGACGAGACCACAGGCTCGGTGACCCTGCGCGCCCTGTTCCCCAACCCCGATCACACCCTGCTGCCAGGCATGTTCGTGCATGCGCGGCTCAAGGCCGGTGTCAACGCCAACGCCATCCTGGCACCGCAACAAGGCGTGACCCGCGACCTCAAGGGCGCACCAACCGCCCTGGTGGTCAACCAGGAGAACAAGGTCGAACTGCGCCAGCTCAAGGCCAGCCGCACCTTGGGTAGCGACTGGCTGATCGAGGAAGGCCTCAACCCGGGTGACCGCCTGATCACCGAAGGGCTGCAGTACGTGCGCCCAGGCGTTGAGGTGAAGGTCAGCGAAGCCACCAACGTCAAGAAGCCGGCCGGCCCTGATCAGGCCAGCGCGGCAAAAGCAGACGCCAAAGCGGAGTAA
- the ttgB gene encoding multidrug efflux RND transporter permease subunit TtgB: protein MSKFFIDRPIFAWVIALVIMLVGALSILKLPINQYPSIAPPAIAIAVTYPGASAQTVQDTVVQVIEQQLNGIDNLRYVSSESNSDGSMTITATFEQGTNPDTAQVQVQNKLNLATPLLPQEVQQQGIRVTKAVKNFLLVIGLVSEDGSMTKDDLANYIVSNMQDPISRTAGVGDFQVFGAQYAMRIWLDPAKLNKFQLTPVDVKTAVAAQNVQVSSGQLGGLPALPGTQLNATIIGKTRLQTAEQFENILLKVNKDGSQVRLGDVAQVGLGGENYAVSAQFNGKPASGLAVKLATGANALDTAKALRETIKSLEPFFPPGVKAVFPYDTTPVVTESISGVIHTLIEAVVLVFLVMYLFLQNFRATIITTMTVPVVLLGTFGILAAAGFSINTLTMFAMVLAIGLLVDDAIVVVENVERVMSEEGLPPKEATKRSMEQIQGALVGIALVLSAVLLPMAFFGGSTGVIYRQFSITIVSAMGLSVLVALIFTPALCATMLKPLKKGEHHTAKGGFFGWFNRNFDRSVNGYERSVGTILRNKVPFLLAYALIVVGMIWLFARIPTAFLPEEDQGVLFAQVQTPAGSSAERTQAVVDQMREYLLKDEADTVSSVFTVNGFNFAGRGQSSGMAFIMLKPWDERSKENSVFALAQRAQQHFFTFRDAMVFAFAPPAVLELGNATGFDVFLQDRGGVGHEKLMEARNQFLAKAAQSKILSAVRPNGLNDEPQYQLTIDDERASALGVTIADINNTLSIALGASYVNDFIDRGRVKKVYIQGEPSARMSPEDLQKWYVRNGAGEMVPFSSFAKGEWTYGSPKLSRYNGVEAMEILGAPAPGYSTGEAMAEVERIAGELPSGIGFSWTGMSYEEKLSGSQMPALFALSVLFVFLCLAALYESWSIPIAVVLVVPLGIIGALIATSLRGLSNDVYFLVGLLTTIGLAAKNAILIVEFAKELHEQGRSLYDSAIEACRMRLRPIIMTSLAFILGVVPLTIASGAGAGSQHAIGTGVIGGMISATVLAIFWVPLFFVAVSSLFGSKEPEKDVTPENPRYEAGQ, encoded by the coding sequence ATGTCGAAGTTCTTTATCGATCGCCCGATCTTCGCCTGGGTGATCGCCTTGGTGATCATGCTGGTCGGGGCCTTGTCGATCCTGAAGCTGCCGATCAACCAGTACCCCAGTATCGCGCCGCCGGCCATCGCCATCGCCGTGACCTACCCGGGCGCCTCGGCGCAAACCGTGCAGGACACCGTGGTGCAGGTGATCGAGCAGCAGCTCAACGGTATCGACAACCTGCGTTATGTGTCGTCGGAAAGTAACTCCGACGGCAGCATGACCATTACCGCCACCTTCGAACAGGGTACCAACCCCGACACCGCGCAGGTACAGGTACAGAACAAGCTGAACCTGGCTACCCCGCTGCTGCCGCAGGAAGTGCAGCAACAAGGTATCCGCGTCACCAAAGCAGTGAAGAACTTCCTGCTGGTGATCGGCCTGGTCTCCGAAGACGGCAGCATGACCAAGGACGACCTGGCCAACTACATCGTCTCGAACATGCAGGACCCGATCTCGCGTACTGCGGGTGTGGGTGACTTCCAGGTGTTCGGTGCGCAGTACGCCATGCGTATCTGGCTCGATCCGGCCAAGCTGAACAAGTTCCAGCTGACCCCGGTCGACGTCAAGACAGCTGTCGCCGCCCAGAACGTGCAGGTGTCTTCCGGCCAGCTCGGCGGCCTGCCAGCCCTGCCGGGCACCCAGCTTAACGCCACCATCATCGGCAAGACCCGCCTGCAAACCGCCGAGCAGTTCGAGAACATTCTGCTCAAGGTCAATAAAGACGGTTCACAGGTGCGTCTGGGTGACGTCGCCCAAGTGGGCCTGGGGGGTGAAAACTACGCAGTCAGCGCCCAGTTCAACGGCAAGCCGGCCTCCGGCCTGGCGGTAAAACTGGCAACCGGCGCCAACGCCCTGGACACCGCCAAGGCACTGCGCGAGACCATCAAAAGCCTGGAACCGTTCTTCCCGCCGGGGGTCAAGGCGGTATTCCCGTATGACACCACCCCAGTGGTCACCGAATCGATCAGCGGCGTGATCCACACCCTGATCGAAGCCGTGGTTCTGGTGTTCCTGGTGATGTACCTGTTCCTGCAGAACTTCCGCGCCACCATCATCACCACCATGACCGTACCGGTCGTATTGCTGGGTACCTTCGGCATCCTTGCCGCTGCAGGCTTCAGCATCAACACCCTGACCATGTTCGCCATGGTATTGGCCATCGGCTTGCTGGTGGACGACGCCATCGTCGTGGTGGAGAACGTCGAGCGGGTAATGTCCGAGGAAGGCTTGCCACCCAAGGAAGCGACCAAGCGCTCGATGGAACAGATCCAGGGCGCCCTTGTGGGTATCGCCCTGGTGCTCTCGGCGGTACTGCTGCCCATGGCGTTCTTCGGCGGTTCCACGGGTGTCATCTACCGGCAGTTCTCCATCACCATCGTCTCGGCCATGGGTCTGTCGGTGCTGGTTGCGCTTATCTTCACCCCGGCGCTTTGCGCAACCATGCTCAAGCCGCTGAAGAAGGGCGAGCACCACACCGCCAAAGGCGGGTTCTTCGGCTGGTTCAACCGCAACTTCGACCGCAGCGTCAATGGCTACGAGCGCAGTGTCGGCACCATCCTGCGCAACAAGGTGCCATTCCTGCTGGCCTATGCACTGATCGTGGTCGGCATGATCTGGCTGTTCGCCCGCATCCCTACCGCGTTCCTCCCGGAAGAAGACCAGGGCGTACTCTTCGCCCAGGTGCAGACCCCGGCCGGCTCCAGTGCCGAACGCACGCAGGCCGTGGTCGATCAGATGCGTGAATACCTGCTCAAGGACGAAGCCGATACCGTATCGTCGGTATTCACCGTCAACGGTTTCAACTTCGCAGGCCGCGGCCAGAGCTCGGGCATGGCATTCATCATGCTCAAACCATGGGATGAGCGCTCGAAGGAGAACAGCGTGTTCGCGCTGGCACAGCGTGCCCAGCAGCACTTCTTCACCTTCCGTGATGCAATGGTGTTCGCCTTCGCCCCGCCAGCGGTGCTTGAACTGGGTAACGCCACCGGCTTCGACGTGTTCCTTCAGGACCGCGGCGGTGTCGGCCACGAGAAGTTGATGGAGGCGCGCAACCAGTTCCTGGCCAAAGCCGCGCAGAGCAAGATCCTCAGCGCCGTGCGACCGAACGGCCTGAACGATGAACCGCAGTACCAGCTGACCATTGATGACGAACGTGCCAGCGCCTTGGGCGTGACCATTGCCGACATCAACAACACCCTGTCGATTGCGCTGGGCGCCAGCTACGTCAACGACTTCATCGACCGTGGCCGGGTCAAGAAGGTGTACATCCAGGGCGAACCAAGCGCGCGGATGAGCCCGGAAGACCTGCAAAAATGGTACGTGCGCAACGGCGCAGGCGAGATGGTGCCGTTCTCCTCCTTCGCCAAAGGCGAATGGACCTACGGCTCGCCAAAGCTGTCGCGTTACAACGGTGTCGAAGCGATGGAAATCCTCGGTGCACCGGCGCCTGGCTACAGTACCGGTGAAGCCATGGCCGAGGTCGAGCGCATTGCTGGCGAGCTGCCAAGCGGTATCGGCTTCTCCTGGACCGGCATGTCCTACGAGGAAAAACTCTCCGGCTCGCAGATGCCGGCGCTGTTCGCCCTCTCGGTACTGTTCGTGTTCCTGTGCCTGGCAGCCCTGTACGAAAGCTGGTCGATCCCGATCGCTGTGGTGCTGGTAGTACCGCTGGGTATCATCGGTGCACTGATCGCCACCAGCCTGCGCGGCCTGTCCAACGACGTGTACTTCCTGGTTGGCCTGTTGACCACCATCGGTCTTGCGGCGAAAAACGCCATTCTGATCGTCGAGTTCGCCAAGGAGCTGCACGAACAAGGCCGTAGCCTGTACGACTCAGCGATCGAAGCGTGCCGCATGCGTCTTCGCCCGATCATCATGACCTCGCTGGCGTTCATCCTGGGCGTGGTACCGTTGACGATCGCCAGCGGCGCTGGCGCCGGCAGCCAGCACGCCATCGGTACTGGCGTGATCGGCGGCATGATCAGTGCGACCGTGCTGGCTATCTTCTGGGTACCACTGTTCTTCGTCGCAGTGTCGTCACTGTTCGGCAGCAAAGAGCCGGAAAAAGACGTCACCCCTGAAAATCCACGTTATGAGGCTGGGCAATGA
- the adeC gene encoding AdeC/AdeK/OprM family multidrug efflux complex outer membrane factor, protein MTKSLLSLAVTAFILGGCSLIPDYQTPEAPVAAQWPQGPAYSPTQSADVAAAEQGWRQFFHDPALQQLIQTSLVNNRDLRVAALNLDAYRAQYRIQRADLFPAVSATGSGSRQRVPANMSQTGESGITSQYSATLGVSAYELDLFGRVRSLTEQALETYLSSEQARRSTQIALVASVANAYYTWQADQALFKLTEETLKTYEESYNLTRRSNEVGVASALDVSQARTAVEGARVKYSQYQRLVAQDVNSLTVLLGTGIPADLAKPLALDDDQLAEVPAGLPSDILQRRPDIQEAEHLLKAANANIGAARAAFFPSISLTANAGSLSPDMGHLFSGGQGTWLFQPQINLPIFNAGSLKASLDYSKIQKDINVAKYEKTIQTAFQEVSDGLAARKTFDEQLQAQRDLVQANQDYYRLAERRYRIGIDSNLTFLDAQRNLFSAQQALIGDRLSQLTSEVNLYKALGGGWYEQTGQENQQASVETPKG, encoded by the coding sequence ATGACCAAGTCTTTGTTGTCCCTGGCGGTAACCGCTTTCATTCTTGGCGGCTGCTCGCTGATCCCTGATTACCAGACCCCGGAGGCGCCGGTGGCTGCGCAGTGGCCGCAAGGCCCTGCCTATTCGCCGACGCAATCGGCGGATGTTGCCGCTGCTGAACAGGGCTGGCGCCAGTTCTTCCACGACCCGGCGCTGCAACAGCTGATCCAGACCTCGCTGGTCAATAACCGCGACCTGCGGGTCGCGGCGCTGAACCTCGACGCCTATCGTGCGCAATACCGCATTCAGCGCGCCGACCTGTTCCCGGCGGTTTCGGCCACCGGCAGCGGCAGCCGCCAGCGTGTCCCGGCGAACATGTCGCAAACAGGCGAATCTGGCATCACCAGCCAGTACTCGGCCACTTTGGGTGTCAGCGCCTACGAGCTGGACCTGTTCGGCCGTGTGCGCAGCCTGACCGAGCAGGCCCTGGAAACCTACCTCTCCAGCGAGCAGGCGCGTCGTTCCACGCAAATCGCCCTGGTAGCCAGCGTGGCAAACGCCTACTACACCTGGCAGGCCGACCAGGCCCTGTTCAAGCTGACCGAAGAAACGCTGAAGACCTACGAGGAAAGCTACAACCTCACCCGTCGCAGTAATGAAGTCGGCGTGGCCTCGGCCCTGGACGTCAGCCAGGCGCGCACCGCCGTGGAAGGCGCCCGGGTCAAGTACTCGCAGTACCAGCGCCTGGTCGCCCAGGACGTCAACAGCCTGACTGTGCTGCTGGGTACCGGCATTCCTGCCGACCTGGCCAAGCCGCTGGCGCTCGATGACGACCAACTGGCCGAAGTACCCGCCGGGCTGCCATCGGATATCCTCCAGCGTCGCCCGGACATCCAGGAAGCCGAGCACCTGCTCAAGGCCGCCAACGCCAACATTGGCGCAGCCCGCGCAGCGTTCTTCCCAAGCATCAGCCTGACCGCCAACGCCGGCAGCCTGAGCCCCGACATGGGCCACCTGTTCTCGGGCGGCCAGGGCACCTGGCTGTTCCAGCCGCAGATCAACCTGCCGATCTTCAACGCCGGCAGCTTGAAAGCCAGCCTGGACTACTCGAAGATCCAGAAGGACATCAACGTCGCCAAGTACGAAAAAACCATCCAGACCGCCTTCCAGGAAGTCTCCGATGGCTTGGCGGCGCGCAAGACCTTCGACGAGCAGTTGCAGGCCCAGCGTGACCTGGTGCAGGCAAACCAGGACTACTACCGCCTGGCCGAACGCCGTTACCGCATCGGGATTGACAGCAACCTGACCTTCCTCGATGCCCAACGCAACCTGTTCAGTGCCCAGCAAGCTCTGATCGGAGACCGCCTGTCGCAGCTGACCAGCGAAGTCAACCTGTACAAGGCGCTCGGCGGTGGCTGGTACGAGCAGACCGGGCAGGAAAACCAGCAGGCTTCGGTGGAAACACCGAAAGGCTGA